Genomic DNA from Scyliorhinus torazame isolate Kashiwa2021f chromosome 15, sScyTor2.1, whole genome shotgun sequence:
cgggcacacatgacggtggcccggatgagcaagttttttggggtagaggacatgtgtgcgaggtgcgcgggaagcccagcaaatcatgtccacatgttttgggcatacccgaagcttagagggttttggcagggtttcgctaaggtaatgtccacggtactcaaaacacgggtggtgccgagtccggaggttgtgatctttggagtgtcggaagagccgggcgttcagggggcgaaagaggccgacgtcttggcctttgcctccctggtagcccggagacggatctattAATGTGGAGTGACTCAAAGTCCCCTGAGTGTAgacacctgggttagtgacatggctgggtttctcagtctacaGAAAATAAAGTTcatcttaagagggtcaatggttgggttcacccggagatggcagccattcgtctactttctcggggaaaattaaaatgtcagcagaagcataattcgggcgggggggggggggcacggattgtgttttatggttggggtgtgtgaaggcggtgatgggggtggaaatgtttattgtaccatgtttatgtcgttgttattgttattattataaaaacttgcagataccctaataaaaatatattttttaaaaactgtttctctctcccacagATGCTTCCTGGCCTGCTTCTCACTTTTCACTAATCCACAATTTCTCCTACTTTTTTTATATCCTGAGGCAACAACATAAATTGTGGGCTATGTGTTCAGTGCCAGGGATCTTCATCATGTCACAGAATGGTTGCACAAGCTTTGTCAGACTAGCCTATTGATAGTTACCATCAGGGAAGTCATGCAGCTGAATTTATCTTCTTCCATGTCCCCACATGCTTTGTGCCAATACAGATTGTTAGACCTCAATCAGGATTCGTAATATTAGCTATTTTTTCCCTTTtttattcaattaaggggcaatttagcgtagccaatccacctaccccgcatatctttgggttgtgggggtcagacccacgcagacaggggagaatgtgcaaactccacatggacagtgacccgggaccgtgaTGGAACTCGGGCCCTCAGAATCGTGATGCAGCAATGTTAACatcgtgccaccttgctgcccaaatCTAATCTTACTGACTCCCTGTTGGGCACCTGATACAGACCCAGCTcttcccattagttacatcatcctTATCCCACTCAAATCCAATGACCAGATTACTTAAGTttcaacacaatgtctctaattatctactccctggAAATAACAAAAATCCATTAGGCTTGTCCTTTTAAACATAAGCATGGTTTGAAACAAGGATGATTTCATTTTTTATGCTGCCTTAATTATCGTTTGGAGAGTCTGCCGTTATTTTAAAcaaggatttttaaaaatcttaCTGCAGCAGGCTTTTAGCCATTACTGTACCATATACATATAATACAACATAAATCTGAAATTCCTACGTTCATCACAAAGTACACAGTCATCCACAGCAGGAACATTTGAATGGTATTAACAGAATATGACTGATGGCATCTCCTTCAGAATGCAGGAGACCAGTATGAGCGAGCCAATTCCTTAACCAGTGGAATTGTAGACCCACAAAAAAGAAAACTGGTATCACAATATAAGAGAAGCTTACGTAATATTGATCTAGCATTTAGGAAATTAGACTTCAAAATTCTATTACTACTTTCCCTGCCTTATCCAAGCCAAAACAATACCCAACATTTTTAAAATCATCAGTTGGAATCTAAATAATGAAAAGGAAAAATAATTCCAACCATTGGAAAGTTGCAGTTCCAATTATTCTTTAACCGCTGTTGTTGCTGGGACAGATAATCTACAACACCATGAACTAAAAGTCTCATCACTTTCCCATTCCAATCGCTGCTAATTCTGCAGCTGCAGCATCGTTAATGCTAAAGTATTAATATAGATAGAACTATCAAATACATTTATAATTTTGTTACCCATATCTCTCATTATCTTTATAAGTATATGGTCATGTATACTGCATAATATGAGTCAGCCACAGCTCGAGTAGTATTCTTGTCTCACCCACAAGGTTGCAAATTCAATATACAGATGTATGTAACCCACAAACTCCTCACATAAATCAAACAAAATGTGTCTCTTGTAGCAAAAATAAGCAGTACATAAATcctacctcctcctttttctcatcaACTCCAGAAATTGTTGTATTCAGACTAAGCTGTGAATGGCTGCTTATCCCGCTGTCTTCATTACCATCATCATAGAAAACTGTTTGCACCAGATCCTGAAATGATACTGGACATTTTTCAACTTTTGAGATAGTTCCTTCAGTTCGTCCATCACTGTCCATAGAACTAAGTGACAAGGTACTATGTTGATTTGGGCAGTCAAAAGTAATATTGTGTTTAACCTTTTCAATGGTAGGACTTTGAGGTTTAGGAGCAGTTGGTCTTACTGGAATATTAGGCTGCTCAGTTTCAAATGTAAATTGACTGGCATGTTTGTCTTCATTGGAATTATCAAAGAATACTTCATTGGTGGAAGGACTAACAGGAGAGAAGGTACATTGATTATTTGGTTTTGTTACAGCTAAGCTCAAACATTGAGAAGACTGAGTGGTTTTAAGCTCTGGTGAGAATAATGATTTTTCCAACTGCAGAGTAGCAGTCTGAGTATTTGTGGGAGTTAATGAATTCGGGGATGCAAGAAAGGAAGAAGGTTGGTTCCAGTTGGGTGTAGAAAATCTGTGTTTTTCACTGTCAGCACTGCTAGAAACTCTTCGAGAATAATTATCATGTAGCCTGCTGTTAGGTCGAGCTGGATCGCTTTTTTCATGTGAACGTGAATTTTCCTTTGATTGACTCTCTCGCCTCCTTGCAACATCTGCAACATTACTCACTAATCTTAGCATCCTGTCAAAATCTTTAGCCCTAATCGGACTCCTCCAACGTTTTGATCGCCTTTCAGTATTGCCGTTGACTTTTTCATCTGCTGACGAAGTGCTTGCTGTCCGTCGTATTCTTTCATTTTCATTGGGGACTTTTAACTCTGTGAGGTTAGAAGTTGATTTCCTTTTAAATGAACTTTTCTTGAAAAAACTTAAATTGTCAGTGCTTTTGCTTCTCCTGTAGATAGCTTTGTGGTTTTCACAGTTTGTTACTATTGGATCACTAATGTTTGATCCTTGAGCGCCAAGAGATACAATCTTGATGGAGTCCTCTTCAATTGGGGATTCATCACAATCCAATAAATTTATCCGTCCAATCCTGTAAGCACGTCTAATGCTCCGTGATCGGTGGGTGTGGCGCAAAAAGGCTTCATCAACATCTTCAGTTTCTGAGCCATCAGAAGCCACATCCTCCACAGAACTACACAAATCCTGTAAAGTGCCTGTGTAAGAACACCTGTTCCGCATTTGCGCAGCATGACCATTTTGCACATGTTTGTGCACATTTTCAAAATTTTCCACATTTAAAACCTCGGAGTTTCCTCTGGCTTGAATTCCTTGAAAAACCGAGGACTTGAGCTTTTTGAAAGAACCCATTTTCCTTAAAGATGTTAAGGCATTCCAAGTGGGGGAATTTCCCATCAATATCACAGAACGGGGTCTACTGTCAGAGTTACAATTAGTGTTCTTCTTAGGATTTGAAAGAAAATGCATGATTTTTGAAGGACTCAACTTATTCTCTTCCATTTCCTGCTCATTGTTGTTACTATGGTCACAGTAACCATTACCTATATTCTGATGTGATAAATTATGGAACATTCTGGAATCTGTATTATCTACAGAATACAAGGTGTTTGTATTTCTCCATCCATTATGGAGAGATTTCACGTTGCCATTACTATAGATGCTGATAAGATCTAGGTTGCTGATATTTTCATTTACTGGCTCCACCTCAGCTTCACTTCCTTCCTTCTCTTCTTCATATGTGTTGTGAGAGGTTACCACGTCACTGGACTGGAGTGCCTGCAGAAAGGAAACAGAAAGGATTGAACAAATCTTTTCACATTCACCGGCAAAGGTGAAACACTAGTTTGAGTATAACTAGAAATAGAGAACATAATAAATTGAACAATAAACAGTCATGTGATTGGTGAGACCCCATCATAGGGCTGgttttgctcagtgggctagacagctggtttgtgatgcagaacaaggccagcagcgtgggttcaattcccgtaccagctgagaattctgaattctccctgtgtacccaaacaggcaccggactgtggcgactaggggcttttcacagtaacttcattgcagtgttaatgtaaacctacttgtgacaataaaggttatttatttatttatgtttatAGCACTTACATAATCAATATGTCCTTAAATGCATTCACCAAAATTTAAAAACATTCTAAAGAAAGATAATTTAGCTTTGTTTCCCTTCTTGTGATCACTGCTGTCACTTACTCTCTCCTGGCTTCCATCTTACcacagaccttgggtagggttctccgtcctgccgcaccagttttctggtgcagtgACCTCTCcgccaggattgtccgtctcgccagccagccaatggggtttcccattgcgggcagccccatgccatcgggaaatccccgcacatgggtgcactgccggcacaacagagaatcctgccccttttcTTTCGTTCTTACCTCACCGCTGCCCCTCCTTCACTGATCATCAAGTTCCGATGGGCTGGGGCAGCACAGAGCACAGTGGTTactactgctgcttcatggcgccgagaacccaggttcaatcccggacccgggtcactgtccttgtggagcttgcacgttctcccagtgtctccgtgggtctcacccccacaacccaaaaggtaggtggattagccacaaaaAACTGCCTCttgattgaaaaaaaaattgggtactctttaaaaaaaaaaaaaatttaaatttccgATGAGAAATTCCTTGGAGCCCTGCGGAAACATGTCCAACTCAGGAGTCAGAGACTTGAAGTAGTTCTATAGGACTTACATgggtagttacccaggaaatgttagacaaatGAAAACCTAATCTAATATCTGGGTAACTACATAATTGATTCTTCCCCTGAACCAACAGGACTATCCCGATTACCACCCCACCAACTAAGCCACctcatcacccctctcccccacgcccgcagcccccctcccaccccattaattcttccactcacacacagtcactcactaacATGTAGATTAGACCTTAAAATTTACCATATGTCGGCTAGTGCCTAATAAAATGCcacgtggggcagcatggtggcactgttgcctcacaacgccagggacccgggttcaattccgaccttggatgactgtgtggagtttgcactttctcccagtgtctgcgtgggtttattccgggtactctggtttccttccacagtccaaagatgtgcaggttaggtggggttacagggttagggcaggggtgggcctgggagggggagtgcgctttcagaggttcggtgcagactgcagacgcgatgggccgcagacctccttctgcactgtaggaattctatagttctatggttAAAGGGGGTATGTTATGTTTTCCCCAACTCTACTCTTTTCTGATGGGCTTCCTCAAATGACAGGGCACTGCGCTGTGCATTTCTGTGAAACCCAGGAAGATCCCAGAAGAAATGCTCAACAACTTTGAGTTAGGGAATTTGAGTGCAGCAGCAATCTGATTGTAATTGCCATTGCTCAAAAGATCTCGGCCAGTGCCTCttcccacaaatgctgcctgaccctcTTGAGTACCTCTAGCACTTTTGTTTTGATTTCAGCAGCAACGTTGCTTTTGTTTGACAAAATTAAAATTTGGAGCTGCATCAATAAACTTGCTGTTGTTGTAACAGGATTCTGGGAGACTGTTGTCCATCAGTCTGCTCCCTGAGTATATGCTACAAATTATGATTCTTGTTGCAAAAGTAGGGTTTCAAGCCCACAAAAAGCTGTGCTTCCTACTTTCATTCAAAGACATAACTCTAACTTAAAACATATACCACCTTGATTCCCCACCGGATGGAATAGGCCACCCACCCTATTGTATCAAAGGGGAAAAATGGCTGCATATTTTCCTCAATACAAAATCAATTTGAGGTACATTCTCGATCACTTGCGTCTCAGAAATCTAAGGTGCTATATATCTCAAATTATTTACAAAGGATGTTTCCACAGTTCATGAACTCGAAAGTGATTAGTACTGTAACTAATTGACGTGAATCAATTTGAAGTGCAGATCTTAGGTGTTAGCTCGCAAACTTAAAAAAGAGCTGCACTGAGGAGGAAGTAAAAAGTAGAAGACAGCAGATGCGGCCCTAGAGGTGCTGCAACAGAAGGTGCAAAGGACAACTGATTCTTCAGAGCTTTAAGCCTCCTATCAGATTAATTTTCGAAATACCAGAGTAGAAGTGTACACTGTGGAGTAAATGTAATGGTTCCTCGAGTCTAAAGGAGATGTCTAACAGGTCAAGGCCATTAATGAGGTAAAAGGGAGTTGAGAGTTTGAAGGTGAGACCCAAGGGATACTTTTTTATTTTCCTCAAGGTTGATGGTTTGAGGTAAGGCAAGAGAAATAGGTGTTAAGGCAGTTCCCATAATTGTCAGCCGATCAACAGCAAGGTGAAAAGCTcattgtctctgtggagtttgcacattcttcctgtgtctgcgtgggtctcacccccaaaacaggtaggtggattggccacgctaaattgccccaattgGAAAGAAAATTAATTTATCTTTAAATTTATCTTATAATTTAATGCAGTCGTCAATTGAGGAGGATAGGCACtcgcaaatgttttttttttttttaaatcggctAGCAAAGTAGAATCTAACCTCCacggtgcaggttgggtggggccaAAACCCAGAAACAGACCAACAAGGGACGGGGGACGGAAGCAATGAACCGCGGGATAGggagtcattaaacatatctaaCAACAAGGTGCGAACTGTTCcgaaaacctcttataaaattggATTGGAAAGCCATCCGAGTAGCTACCTCATTTCGGCCCCTCTCCAGGTTAATGCGGCTTTTAAATCTTATTACTGTGACCTGTATAAATCTGAGGCTCCCGCGGATAAGTCGATCATTTTCTGGATAACCTGCCTATCCCAGCTGTCAAAGCAGTTAGTTGGACTTCCCGTTACACCCCGGTGAGATTTTAAAATGCAGGTGTGGTCAGAGattgcaattgctgagtactcagctgCCACTACTGGTAGGAGGAGTGCCCTATCTAAAATGAAAAAGTCATTGCAGGAGTACGCATTATGAACATGAGAAATCTCTGTCATTCAGGTGCAAAAAACACAAGGGGTCTACCCCCCATTCTGGGCCATGAAAGAAGACAAGGCCCTGGTCATGCCTGATGGGACCAAAGATTCGGGTTTAGAGCGGTCCAATTTAGGCTCCAGAACATAGTTCAGATCGCCTCCTAAAATAAGATGGTGTGAATCGAGGTTCGGAAAGGAAGCCAACAGAGTTAATGAAACTCGTATCATCCCAGTTAGAGGCGTAAATGTTGACCAGAACTACTGGGGTGTTGGACAGGGAACCGCAATTATATATCGATCACTGGAGTCACATTGAGGCAAATTGAACtcttttattaattaaaattgctGTGCCCCTGAAACTAGAATGAAAGATTTGCCCAACACATCCTTTGTGTAGCCTGGTTTTGATACTTAATAGGTAAATGGGTTGCTGCAAAAAAGGAATATCTGAGTTTAGGCTCTTAAGATGAGCAAGTGCTCTCTAACGTTTTACAGGCCATTCAAACCCCTAACATTCTAGGTAAACAGTCGGATTGGAGGTCTCCCACCACCCCTCAAACTGGAGTCAGCCATTCCCAAGCAGGGATATTAAACAAGGGACACAGATAAAACAAAGCAAGAAGATCCACCCAAGTTGGCCACCGAGCCAAGTCAGAAGTTTCAACAAAGAAAGACCAGCAGTCACCGTCTGCAAATTTAAGCTGACACAAAAACCCACCCACCCCTACCCCACCCAAGGGCACCAGCAGTCGAGCACAACCGCACCCAAAAGGAAATGGAATGGTGGCAAACAATAACTTAACCTAATACCTACAAATAACAGAACTAAACTAAACACAGACCTCAGTTTTAAAACTATTGTTATGAGCTGTAGAAGACCCTTTAATATCATTCCCACTGACTAACACACTTGTTAGCAGGGAGACTCCAAAGTGGAGAACAAAAGCTTATTTAAATTACAACACCACGCCGGCGACTCAGAGTTGCACTAAATAATAATAATGAAAAGAGAAAGGAAAAGATAGGTTAATGTAAAGAATGAACAGCAGAAATCTAAGGCCTTCAGAGTACACCCAAACAACAGGCATGAAAAGAAACTAAGTGTCCATACACCAAGCTATATaacagtttatttttttaaaatttagagttaaattaaggggcaatttagtgtggccaatccacctaccctgcacatacttgggttgtgggggtaaaacccacgcagacacaggagaatgtgcaaactccacacggacagtgacccagagccagatcgaacccaggtcctcggtgccatgagatagcagtgctaaccactgcaccaccatgccgcccccatatAACAGATTAAACAGAGCATAAACTGTGCTTCTGGACAAAAAAAGACAGCATCATCCAGTGACTcattaaaaaaaagtatatttttCAAAATGTACTCAAAGGCAATCTGGATAAATCATCCCGAACTTGAATCCATAATCGGGTAGATTTCATCCTATTAAAAGCGACTCTTTTCTTAGCGAGGTCTACATTCATACAGCCTAAGGGAGTGGCCTTTCCACGCAAAATCCTGGTGCTCTCTTGCCCATCGAAGAACCAATTCCTCATTAAAACAATGAAATCTTGCGATCACTGCACAAGGAGGTTCTCCAGAGCAAGGATTAGGCCGAAGGGAACAGTGGGCCCTATCTAATTCGGGGGGGGTGATGGAATGACAACCTCACCCACCATCTTGTAGAAAAGGCCGAGCAATACTGAGTAGAGGTGTAgccttcgatcccctctggtaacaCTACAGTAcctgtgacagtctgtgtggagtttgcacattctccccctatctgcatgggtttcctcaaggtactccggtttcctcccacagtccaaagatgtgcaggttaggtggattggccatgctaaattgctccttagtgtccagggatgtgtagattgggttaaggagttattgccatagggtagggaagtgggcttgggtagggtgctctttcataaggttggtgcagactagttggaccaaatggcctccttcagcactatagggattctataatacGAACATTCTGTCTTCTGGATCTATTCTCCAGGTCGTTCAGTTTTGCTGTTGATGTTCTGTTATTCTTGATCACAGAAGCAAGGTTGGTCTCCAAAGAGGTGATCCTATCACTTTGGTCAGGCAATGAGTCTCCATTCCCTCGATTGTGGCTCCATGAGCTTCAACGGTCTTGTTGGTGGTCTTAAGAACTAAATGAATGGGGGCCAAGGCCTCCCCAACTGATCTTTTAAGATCCGCAGACAAGCTTTGTCGATACCTTTCGAGCTTGATCGCCAAAACTTAGGTGGAGTGGAGTGTTTGGAGAAGAAGTTGCCTCCGCCATCTTACTTCCAGTTGATTCCCGAGAGGCTTCATAGTCTATCAACGGTGTTCGGCCCAATTCTTTTCTGGCATTGCCTCCCTTGGGCATCGCAGAGATAAGAGAACTCTACCCAGCCAAATTCCAGGATTTTCCACAAAAATTAAAGACCCGTGTGGTACCGGAAGAAAAGGGTAAAAAGGTCAGGTTTCCAGTGGGAGCCACTTCATCTTTCCCTCACATCACACCACCAGACATTCAAGAGCAGATATATTCTGTCTGTGACACTAATATAATGCAAGGAAATGCAGCCAATCTGTCTGTGCATAACAAGGGTTCACAAACATAAGCACAATGATGAGATCAACTATAAGGTGCAAAAAGTTCAGATTTACTGGCATGCCCGCTACCTCCTGGGGCTCTGCTTTCCAAGCAGAAGACATGAGAATCCAAGTGGCTGAAGGTTGCTCCTCCACTGGCAACAGCACAGCCTTGGAACATTCTGACCCTCTTGGCACAGATCCAGCTGTTTATGTTCTTagttattgaggaggagcaggggctGGAGGTCCAGAATTGGTTCGGGCTGTGTAGTAGTCTGAGAgctggggtgaggaagggggagaCAAAATTATTACTGTAcaggtgtaagggtccttcctgtttattcccttctttcctctttcttttattttgctgttacatttttgatccatagatgataatctttattattgtcacaagtaggcttacattaacactgcaatgaagttactgtgaaaagcccctagtcaccacactccgggtacacagagggagaattcagaatgtccaattcacctaacaagcacgtctttcgggacttgtgggaagaaaccagagcacccggaggaaacccacgcagacacgggagaacttgcagactccgcacagacagtgacccaagcgggaatcgaacctggggccatagcgcagtgaagcaacagtgctaactattggaCATGTCAATTTAAGGCAAGAAGCCTGTATTTTTCATTCAAACAAAAGAATCCGGAACGCTGTGCTGGTTTAAACCGGTGATTACAGACTGGTCGGTATCAGTGAAGACTCGGTTTCATTGATTTGGCTGCTAGTCAATGAATGGGCCCAGAgggtgtgctctgcccggtaacagctggtgattggatattattccactGGTCTTGCAGAGTCCTgtggttccagtttggtttcaatTTTGCTTCCGGCAGCCTGAGGTGGTGCAACTAACTCACTCCAACATTATCCAGCTAATTCTCTCCGTGAGGCCACTATGAAGGCTGGCTTTCTCTCCAGCAAGTCTGAGATTGCAGATACCTGAATTAAAACCACGTTCTGAAAGCAAGATCtaatgtgaaataaagtgtctctatAGAACAATAGTGGCTTGAATGCAAACCTCAAAtcgaaggcccagtttgatgagaaataaggtggttcttgtgttgtgactccgggtcatgtGCGGCTGGAATTTTCCATGCACTAACCGAGGGTGTGGTAACACAAGTTTCACGAGTTGTAGAACCCTCCATATAAAACTCGAGTATTATGATCAGCACAGAAAATATAGTGCAGAAGAACTTGGCATATCAAGTTTGCACCAACACATCAAAAACACCTGAGCTACTTactaatcctatttgccagcacttggcccatagcctgtaATGTTATGACGTGTCAAATGCTCatctaggtactttttaaagaatgtgaggccacccgcctctaccaccctcctcccgggcagtgcaatccagaccatcaccaccctccgggtaaaacatttttcctcacatcccccctaaacctcctgtccttcaccttgaacttctgtcccctcgtaactgacccttcaactaaggggaacagctgctccctaaccACTTTGTTCATGgccctcataatattgtacacctcaatcaggtcgctccttagtcttctctgctccaacgaaaacaacctaagcctatccaacctctcttcataacttacatgttccatcccaggcaatgtcctggtgaatctccttatcCACCTCCTCTAGTGCAATCACTTGCTTCCTAtaatgtgacaaccagaattgcactccagctgtggcctcaccaaagttctatagtgtcccatatgccttttccaccaccctattaacctgccctcccaccTTCATTGATCTATGGACAAACAAAGTTCCTtgaaacttcccagtgtcatgccgttcattgaatgctttcttgtcaaatttctccttccaaagtgtattattTCACACTACtcggggttaaattccatttgcccctttgaccatcccatctatatcttcctgtaactcaagacactcaacctcactgttaaccacccggccaatctttgtgtcatccgcaaacgtactgATCCTACCCTCCTCACattgtcatctatgttgtttatgtgaatgacaaataataggggacctAGCATAGATTCCTGTGGTACGACACCGGCTTCCAGTCATTAAAGCAGccgcctgtcatcaccctctgtctcctcctgctaaaccaattttgaatccaccgtaCCAAATTAGCCTGtaccccatgtgcatttgcctaactctcccatgtgggaccttgtcaaaagctttgcagAAACCCATATAAACTATAAACTATAAATCATGTCCCAGAAAAGTCAATTGCTCATGTTTCTGTTTGTAGTTGCATAACATTGGTACATTAAATGAACAGTAACCCTTTCTACTGACAAAAGAGAGGACATGTGAAAGTACACAAATAAAATGAGTGAAAATTACTGATGATTTGTACTTGGACAGACAGACTGGGTGCCACTGTTAAATTGTACATAATCTGATGTGTGGCAAAAGAGGACATCAATAACCTCTGAAGCAGCAAGGAAATGATTGACTGATTTTAAAGAGTTTTGATAGTTCAGCATTGGACTTGGTAGAGTAAGTCAAACTGCTTTCCTCTGTACAGTTATTCCCTCTGCCATCGAAGGTGGGCGGAGG
This window encodes:
- the LOC140391880 gene encoding uncharacterized protein isoform X7; this encodes MWRRKGFTGRAVSAPDLALQSSDVVTSHNTYEEEKEGSEAEVEPVNENISNLDLISIYSNGNVKSLHNGWRNTNTLYSVDNTDSRMFHNLSHQNIGNGYCDHSNNNEQEMEENKLSPSKIMHFLSNPKKNTNCNSDSRPRSVILMGNSPTWNALTSLRKMGSFKKLKSSVFQGIQARGNSEVLNVENFENVHKHVQNGHAAQMRNRCSYTGTLQDLCSSVEDVASDGSETEDVDEAFLRHTHRSRSIRRAYRIGRINLLDCDESPIEEDSIKIVSLGAQGSNISDPIVTNCENHKAIYRRSKSTDNLSFFKKSSFKRKSTSNLTELKVPNENERIRRTASTSSADEKVNGNTERRSKRWRSPIRAKDFDRMLRLVSNVADVARRRESQSKENSRSHEKSDPARPNSRLHDNYSRRVSSSADSEKHRFSTPNWNQPSSFLASPNSLTPTNTQTATLQLEKSLFSPELKTTQSSQCLSLAVTKPNNQCTFSPVSPSTNEVFFDNSNEDKHASQFTFETEQPNIPVRPTAPKPQSPTIEKVKHNITFDCPNQHSTLSLSSMDSDGRTEGTISKVEKCPVSFQDLVQTVFYDDGNEDSGISSHSQLSLNTTISGVDEKKEEVSPEDQWRKPLSSQEEEKTDAQKISQRWNSWKGRQRQRPLSDYGQFSSRKFSIPENGFPIQPQKIDLAENEDATDAPCIDSQPEKCVSVPRHRNQKRRPISVIGGVSIYGNNRSEEMEDLFTIQPVARPPVPSHQVPPYKAVSARFRPFTFSQSTPIGLDRVGRRQQLRTSNLSADGGTGSSALVDDNGSEEDFAYEEIRHANPRYLQPGGEQLAINELISDGHIVYAEALWDHVTMDEQELGFKAGEVIRVLDASNKEWWWGMIEDKEAWFPASFVRLRVNQEDAAGEGTGKFPNEQLDASCSKHRLLKNAENQEQMRTNVIQEIMNTERVYIKHLKDICEGYIRQCRKHTGMFSEVQLNIIFGNIEEIYKFQRKFLKDLEKLFNKDEPQLSEIGSCFLQHQEGFGIYSEYCNNHPSACVELAKLMKQSKYRHFFEACRLLQQMIDIAIDGFLLTPVQKICKYPLQLAELLKYTTPDHSDYKNISAAYEAMKNVARLINERKRRLESINKIAQWQVSIVNWEDLSYQKTRRNKQC